The following proteins are encoded in a genomic region of Chryseobacterium cucumeris:
- a CDS encoding 2OG-Fe(II) oxygenase — translation MMEKIELHPQIFLIENFLTEAEYDHYISFSQEKVFEEAKINVFGRQQMNKGIRNNDRLMIFDRAMAEELFGKAVKFLPRERDGYQILNFNEMLRVYKYAPGQQFKMHKDGSYIRNEKEKSFYTFMIYLNDDFEGGETEFENLFAVAPKKGTALIFHHPLRHEGKTLISGVKYVLRTDIMYYWE, via the coding sequence ATGATGGAAAAAATAGAATTACACCCACAGATATTTCTGATTGAAAATTTTCTTACTGAGGCTGAATATGATCATTATATCAGTTTTTCACAGGAAAAAGTATTTGAAGAAGCAAAGATCAATGTATTCGGACGCCAGCAGATGAATAAGGGGATCAGAAATAATGACCGGTTGATGATTTTTGATAGGGCAATGGCTGAGGAACTTTTTGGCAAGGCTGTAAAGTTTCTTCCTCGGGAACGTGATGGATATCAGATTCTTAACTTTAATGAAATGCTCAGGGTTTATAAGTATGCTCCGGGTCAGCAGTTTAAAATGCATAAAGATGGAAGTTATATCCGAAATGAAAAGGAGAAAAGTTTCTACACTTTTATGATCTATCTGAATGATGATTTTGAAGGCGGAGAAACAGAATTTGAAAACCTGTTTGCAGTAGCTCCGAAGAAAGGAACAGCACTTATTTTTCATCATCCGCTGAGACACGAAGGAAAAACTTTAATTAGTGGAGTAAAGTATGTTTTAAGAACGGATATCATGTATTACTGGGAATAA
- a CDS encoding adenylosuccinate synthetase: MKKAQIVIGLGFGDEGKGITTDFLASQNPEAVVIRFSGGQQAAHTVMIDERKHVHSSFASGALRGLPSYFTGHCTIHPVFLLNEREELKAKNRNIEIHIHPLAKITTPFDVWQNRNNARNLQHGTCGKGVGATMKRHESPYKLFAADLVAPREMLMEKLKGIAYYYGFIDKNEISELLQPFLDAIDSMDWKISDYNYLASFDHLIFEGSQGILLDMDHGVFPNVTYAHTTSKNAFEICRLLKIEDVEMYYVTRSYSTRHGNGWMSNEKVMDLKNNEEETCIFNEYQKELRTGEIDYKLLNYALKLDGAYAFPVKKNLVITCLDQIDEEFKVENLDEEFDFVYGSYSPYSKDFKRIF, from the coding sequence ATGAAAAAGGCGCAAATCGTAATAGGGCTTGGTTTTGGTGATGAAGGAAAAGGGATCACCACAGATTTTCTGGCTTCTCAGAATCCGGAGGCTGTTGTGATCAGATTTTCAGGAGGACAGCAGGCTGCCCATACCGTAATGATCGATGAAAGAAAGCATGTGCATTCCAGTTTTGCAAGCGGTGCACTTCGCGGTCTGCCTTCTTATTTTACCGGGCATTGTACCATTCATCCGGTTTTTCTACTCAATGAAAGAGAAGAATTAAAAGCAAAGAATAGAAATATTGAGATCCATATTCATCCACTTGCGAAGATTACTACTCCTTTTGATGTATGGCAGAACAGAAATAATGCAAGAAACCTGCAACACGGAACCTGCGGAAAAGGAGTAGGAGCCACGATGAAAAGACACGAAAGCCCTTATAAACTATTTGCTGCAGACCTGGTTGCGCCCAGAGAGATGCTGATGGAAAAGCTGAAAGGAATTGCCTATTATTATGGCTTTATAGATAAAAACGAAATTAGTGAACTTTTACAGCCTTTTTTAGATGCTATTGACAGTATGGATTGGAAAATAAGTGACTATAACTATCTGGCTAGCTTCGATCACCTTATTTTTGAAGGAAGTCAGGGTATTTTACTCGATATGGATCACGGCGTTTTTCCCAATGTGACCTATGCCCATACCACTTCAAAAAATGCCTTTGAGATCTGTAGGCTTTTAAAAATTGAAGACGTTGAAATGTATTATGTCACCAGAAGCTATTCTACCCGTCACGGAAATGGCTGGATGAGCAATGAAAAAGTAATGGATCTGAAAAATAATGAAGAAGAAACCTGTATATTCAATGAATATCAAAAGGAGCTAAGAACCGGAGAAATAGATTACAAACTGCTGAATTATGCCTTAAAACTGGATGGAGCTTATGCATTTCCGGTTAAAAAAAATCTTGTCATTACTTGTCTGGATCAGATTGATGAGGAATTTAAAGTAGAAAATCTTGATGAGGAATTTGATTTTGTCTATGGATCCTATTCTCCTTATTCTAAAGATTTTAAACGGATTTTTTAA
- a CDS encoding macro domain-containing protein, translating into MKTIQYLKGDATVPQAKGIKIIAHICNDIGGWGKGFVLAVSKRWEEPEKEYRNWHRFRSKNNFALGEIQLVQVEKYIFVANIIGQKGIKTGSNGVPVRYDAIEKALEKLSNEALLLNASVHMPRIGCGLAGGKWEEIEPIIERTLLVKNVEVYVYDF; encoded by the coding sequence ATGAAAACGATACAATATTTAAAAGGGGATGCTACGGTCCCACAGGCCAAAGGAATAAAGATCATCGCCCACATCTGCAATGATATCGGAGGTTGGGGAAAAGGTTTTGTACTGGCAGTTTCCAAAAGATGGGAAGAGCCGGAAAAAGAATATAGAAACTGGCACCGTTTCAGAAGTAAAAATAATTTTGCTTTAGGAGAAATTCAATTGGTTCAGGTTGAAAAATACATTTTTGTAGCCAATATAATCGGGCAAAAAGGAATAAAAACCGGAAGTAATGGTGTCCCTGTTCGGTATGATGCCATTGAAAAAGCTCTGGAAAAACTTTCCAACGAAGCTTTGCTGCTGAACGCAAGCGTTCACATGCCAAGAATCGGATGTGGACTGGCAGGAGGAAAATGGGAAGAAATTGAACCTATTATCGAAAGAACATTGCTTGTAAAGAATGTGGAGGTATATGTGTATGATTTTTAA
- a CDS encoding DUF4291 domain-containing protein, which yields MREFEIRADYKNDTLIVYQAYNKAIAKSAVENQKFTAPFSFNRMTWIKPSFLWMMERSNYGQKPNQECTLAIHIKREAWEKALSKAILTSPEKRVYPDPRKWEKDFENAGIYVQWDPERNIKGAKLNYRSIQVGISRALIEEFNEEWIVKIEDYSPLVKKILNLTRSGEFDKAKKLLPVEKNYPLSKELAYRIGATV from the coding sequence ATGAGAGAATTTGAAATAAGAGCAGATTATAAAAATGACACGCTGATTGTCTATCAGGCCTATAATAAAGCAATTGCAAAATCAGCCGTAGAGAATCAGAAATTTACAGCTCCTTTTTCATTCAACAGGATGACCTGGATAAAGCCTTCTTTTCTCTGGATGATGGAGCGCAGCAACTATGGACAGAAACCCAATCAGGAATGTACCCTGGCCATACATATTAAAAGAGAAGCCTGGGAGAAAGCTTTAAGCAAAGCAATTCTTACTTCACCTGAAAAAAGGGTTTATCCCGATCCCCGAAAATGGGAAAAAGATTTTGAAAATGCCGGAATATATGTGCAGTGGGATCCTGAAAGGAATATTAAAGGAGCAAAACTGAATTACCGTTCCATTCAGGTAGGAATCAGCCGCGCATTGATTGAGGAGTTCAATGAAGAATGGATTGTAAAAATAGAGGATTATTCTCCTTTGGTTAAGAAGATTCTGAATCTTACCAGGTCGGGAGAATTTGATAAGGCAAAAAAACTGCTGCCGGTAGAAAAAAACTATCCTCTGTCAAAAGAACTGGCTTACAGAATTGGAGCCACAGTATAA
- a CDS encoding TIGR02452 family protein gives MKTTTLYRPVGEKEMILIMESGFKKFPPRLEWQPIFYPVLNEEYASEIAEKWNTRDEAGNYLGFVTRFEVLEKVTDQYPAQNVGARNHNELWVPSEDLNSFNKAIVGDIKVIKVFIGDDFKKAASAELEDLMINIKKLTMTNKGMAKDTLDILAKKYYINEHNEKINIENELEISKKETSLFTPEQLSEMAESPMPEALFETRFETRNCSSLKAILQLAEEENQEKLMCLNFASAKNPGGGFINGAEAQEESLARTSGLYESLLQAWDYYTIHRAMESCFYSDTMIYSPKVPVFRKDKGELMDKPALCNFITSAAVNAGVVKRKEPERVHEILPAMDIRMDKMLSLALHEGNEVLILGAWGCGVFKNDPKEIAGLFKKHLQGKYKNKFKRVVFAVLTKKEEMLKPFEEIQ, from the coding sequence ATGAAAACAACAACATTATATAGACCAGTAGGAGAAAAAGAAATGATCTTGATTATGGAAAGCGGATTTAAAAAATTTCCTCCAAGACTGGAATGGCAGCCCATTTTTTACCCCGTTCTTAATGAAGAATATGCTTCAGAGATTGCGGAAAAATGGAACACCAGAGACGAAGCTGGAAACTATCTTGGTTTTGTAACCCGGTTTGAGGTGTTGGAAAAAGTGACGGATCAATATCCTGCACAGAATGTTGGGGCTAGAAATCACAATGAATTATGGGTTCCTTCTGAGGATCTTAACAGCTTTAATAAGGCAATTGTAGGAGATATCAAAGTAATCAAAGTCTTTATAGGAGATGACTTTAAGAAGGCCGCAAGCGCTGAGTTGGAAGATTTGATGATCAACATAAAAAAACTAACGATGACTAATAAAGGAATGGCAAAAGATACTTTGGATATCTTAGCTAAAAAATATTATATTAACGAACATAACGAAAAAATAAATATAGAAAACGAGCTGGAAATCAGTAAAAAAGAAACCTCTCTTTTCACTCCAGAGCAGCTTTCGGAAATGGCAGAATCTCCAATGCCGGAAGCCCTTTTTGAAACTAGGTTTGAAACAAGAAACTGCAGTTCTTTAAAAGCTATTTTACAATTGGCTGAAGAAGAAAATCAGGAAAAACTCATGTGTCTGAACTTCGCTTCGGCAAAAAATCCAGGAGGAGGATTTATCAATGGAGCAGAAGCACAGGAAGAAAGTCTGGCAAGAACTTCCGGACTGTATGAAAGCTTACTTCAGGCATGGGATTATTATACCATTCACCGTGCAATGGAATCCTGTTTTTATTCGGATACAATGATTTACAGCCCGAAAGTTCCGGTGTTCAGGAAAGACAAAGGAGAATTGATGGATAAGCCCGCTTTATGCAATTTTATCACTTCAGCAGCAGTGAATGCAGGCGTGGTAAAACGTAAGGAACCGGAAAGAGTACATGAAATTCTCCCTGCAATGGATATCAGAATGGATAAAATGCTTTCGCTGGCGTTACATGAAGGAAATGAAGTGTTAATCTTGGGTGCATGGGGCTGTGGAGTTTTCAAAAATGATCCAAAAGAAATTGCAGGATTATTTAAAAAACATCTTCAGGGAAAATATAAAAATAAATTTAAAAGAGTGGTTTTCGCAGTGCTTACCAAGAAAGAAGAAATGTTGAAACCATTTGAAGAAATACAATGA
- a CDS encoding O-acetyl-ADP-ribose deacetylase yields MKIELIKGDITKIKADAIVNAANSSLLGGGGVDGAIHRAGGSKILEECRAIRNRQGKCNTGEAVVTTAGNLSAKYVIHTVGPVWNGHAEKESKLLANCYHNSLKLAESLGVKTIAFPNISTGVYRFPKELAGKIAVDEVRKFHSDSFEKVIFVCFDDENEKIYKDLLQL; encoded by the coding sequence ATGAAAATTGAATTAATAAAAGGGGATATCACAAAAATCAAGGCCGATGCTATTGTCAACGCAGCCAATTCTTCCTTACTTGGTGGAGGAGGAGTTGATGGTGCCATTCATCGGGCAGGAGGTTCTAAGATATTGGAAGAATGCAGGGCAATCAGAAACAGGCAAGGAAAGTGTAATACTGGCGAAGCTGTCGTAACTACTGCCGGAAATCTTTCGGCAAAGTATGTTATTCATACGGTAGGCCCGGTTTGGAATGGTCATGCTGAGAAAGAATCAAAACTTCTTGCAAACTGCTATCATAATTCTTTGAAATTAGCGGAAAGCCTTGGTGTGAAAACCATTGCTTTTCCTAATATTAGTACAGGAGTCTATAGATTTCCAAAAGAACTGGCAGGAAAAATTGCGGTAGATGAAGTCAGAAAATTTCATTCAGATAGTTTTGAGAAAGTTATTTTTGTCTGTTTTGATGATGAAAATGAAAAGATTTATAAAGACCTTTTACAACTGTGA
- a CDS encoding SIR2 family NAD-dependent protein deacylase, giving the protein MKKLTILSGAGISAESGIKTFRDGDGLWENHNVTDVASPEGWKKDRALVLEFYNQRRRQLHEVQPNEAHRLLAELEKYFDVQIITQNIDDLHERAGSTKILHIHGELFKSCSSNNKSLIYEQKDDIKIGDKAEDGAQLRPFIVWFGEDVPLYQTAREIVKESDILLVIGTSLQVYPAAGLIHDIKDDCLLIVINPNETGFGYGQRAVVMKETATQGMKILFDKLVNLA; this is encoded by the coding sequence ATGAAAAAACTAACCATATTAAGCGGTGCAGGAATCAGTGCCGAAAGCGGAATAAAAACCTTCAGAGACGGAGACGGTCTCTGGGAAAATCATAATGTAACGGATGTGGCAAGTCCGGAAGGCTGGAAAAAGGACAGAGCTTTGGTTCTGGAATTTTACAACCAGAGAAGACGCCAGCTGCATGAAGTACAGCCCAACGAAGCTCATCGCTTACTGGCAGAGCTGGAAAAATATTTTGATGTTCAGATCATTACCCAGAATATTGATGACCTTCACGAAAGAGCAGGATCTACTAAGATTCTTCATATTCATGGAGAATTGTTCAAGTCATGTTCGAGTAATAATAAAAGCCTGATTTATGAACAAAAAGATGATATTAAAATTGGTGATAAAGCTGAAGATGGGGCACAATTAAGACCATTTATCGTTTGGTTTGGAGAAGATGTCCCTTTGTATCAAACGGCAAGAGAAATCGTAAAAGAATCGGATATTCTGCTGGTTATCGGGACTTCTTTGCAGGTATATCCCGCAGCAGGACTGATTCATGATATCAAAGACGATTGTCTTTTAATTGTCATCAATCCTAATGAAACGGGATTCGGATACGGACAGAGAGCTGTAGTAATGAAGGAAACAGCCACTCAGGGAATGAAAATATTATTTGATAAATTAGTCAATTTAGCTTGA
- a CDS encoding ADP-ribosylglycohydrolase family protein gives MENKVKAGIMGVCIGDALGVPVEFKKREDLKRFPVTKMLEYMSWNQPKGTWSDDSSLTLCLADELSKRYDLEKIGQSFVKWNKYGHWTAHGRLFDIGGTTRHSLARLIKGESARFSGNIFEEDNGNGSLMRILPLAFYLEKENDIQKLYLTVKEVSAITHGHFRSVFACFIYVIFAIQLLKGKNKKEAYEQTQNITLKYAEEQGFNPNEIELFRRILKNDISKYPEDEIKSGGYVLQSLEASLWCFLNSETYSEAVLKAVNLGEDTDTTGAITGGIAGIYYGYENIPQEWISELVRKDDIEALCEKLHQKLMN, from the coding sequence ATGGAAAATAAGGTAAAAGCTGGAATTATGGGTGTTTGCATAGGTGACGCTCTTGGCGTTCCTGTAGAATTCAAAAAAAGAGAAGATTTAAAACGTTTTCCGGTAACGAAAATGCTGGAGTATATGTCATGGAACCAACCCAAAGGAACCTGGAGTGATGACAGCTCTCTTACACTTTGCCTTGCTGATGAACTTTCCAAAAGATATGATCTGGAAAAAATCGGACAGAGTTTCGTAAAATGGAATAAATACGGTCACTGGACTGCCCATGGAAGGCTTTTTGACATTGGAGGAACGACAAGACATTCTCTGGCGAGATTAATCAAAGGTGAGAGTGCACGATTTTCAGGAAATATTTTTGAAGAAGATAACGGGAATGGTTCTCTGATGAGAATTCTTCCCCTCGCTTTCTATCTTGAGAAGGAAAATGATATTCAGAAACTCTATCTGACGGTAAAAGAGGTTTCTGCAATAACTCACGGCCATTTCCGTTCTGTTTTTGCCTGTTTCATCTATGTCATTTTTGCCATTCAACTGTTGAAAGGAAAGAATAAAAAAGAAGCATATGAGCAAACACAGAATATCACTTTAAAATATGCTGAAGAACAAGGATTTAATCCTAATGAAATTGAACTTTTCAGAAGGATCTTAAAAAATGATATTTCCAAATATCCTGAAGATGAAATTAAGAGCGGCGGCTATGTTCTTCAAAGCCTGGAAGCCTCTCTATGGTGTTTTTTAAACTCAGAAACCTATTCTGAAGCTGTTTTGAAGGCTGTCAACCTCGGGGAAGATACCGATACAACGGGAGCTATCACAGGAGGAATTGCCGGAATTTATTATGGATATGAAAATATTCCACAAGAATGGATTTCTGAGCTGGTGAGAAAGGATGATATTGAAGCATTATGTGAGAAATTACACCAAAAATTAATGAACTAA
- a CDS encoding RNA 2'-phosphotransferase, whose protein sequence is MNEIEKKKISKFLSLILRHQPDSIGLTLDENGWADVEELRAKSAQKRIYFTSEELDEVVETNNKKRFAFNEDKTMIRASQGHSIDIDLALEARQPPEFLYHGTAEANISSILEKGIEKRSRQHVHLSADKETATKVGMRHGKPVILTIRTGTMHQEGLSFYQSANGVWLTDFVDAKYISK, encoded by the coding sequence ATGAACGAAATAGAAAAGAAAAAGATAAGTAAATTTTTAAGCCTGATCTTACGTCATCAGCCGGATAGTATAGGTCTTACCCTGGATGAAAATGGTTGGGCAGATGTGGAAGAGCTGAGAGCAAAATCAGCCCAAAAGAGAATATATTTTACCTCCGAAGAATTGGATGAGGTGGTAGAAACAAACAACAAAAAGCGTTTTGCTTTTAATGAAGATAAAACAATGATCAGAGCAAGTCAGGGACACTCTATTGATATTGACCTGGCTTTGGAAGCCAGACAGCCTCCGGAATTTCTGTACCATGGAACAGCAGAAGCCAATATTTCTTCTATTTTAGAAAAAGGAATTGAAAAAAGAAGCCGTCAGCATGTACACTTAAGTGCTGATAAAGAGACTGCTACCAAGGTTGGAATGAGACACGGTAAACCTGTGATTTTGACCATCAGAACCGGAACAATGCATCAGGAAGGATTATCTTTCTATCAGTCTGCAAACGGGGTTTGGTTAACAGATTTTGTAGATGCAAAATATATTTCAAAGTAA
- a CDS encoding metallophosphoesterase family protein gives MSRTLVVGDIHGGFKALRQVLERAEVTPNDQLIFLGDYVDGWSESSEIIHFLMDLSKKQECIFIKGNHDAWCEDWLTSGKNPDVWLFNGGKSTVESYKEYLLEDLDLHLEFFQRMKNYHIDDQNRLFIHAGYASMHGPEREVYSSNYRWDRTLWETAVAMDKKLQKNSELYPKRLLLYNEIFIGHTPTLDIGITVPANKANIWNMDTGAAYTGSLSIMDIDSKEFWQSDPLPFLYPKEKGRN, from the coding sequence ATGAGCAGAACATTAGTGGTTGGAGACATTCACGGAGGATTTAAAGCCTTACGGCAGGTTCTTGAAAGAGCCGAGGTTACGCCAAATGATCAGCTGATTTTCCTGGGAGATTATGTAGACGGATGGAGTGAGTCTTCTGAAATAATACATTTTTTAATGGATCTCTCCAAAAAGCAGGAATGTATTTTCATCAAAGGAAACCACGATGCATGGTGCGAAGATTGGTTAACATCAGGCAAAAATCCTGATGTTTGGCTTTTCAACGGAGGAAAAAGTACTGTTGAGAGCTACAAAGAATATCTTCTGGAAGATCTGGATCTTCACCTTGAATTTTTTCAAAGGATGAAAAACTATCATATTGACGATCAGAACCGGTTGTTTATTCATGCCGGATATGCTTCCATGCACGGCCCCGAAAGAGAAGTATATTCCAGCAATTACCGCTGGGACAGAACCCTCTGGGAAACGGCTGTTGCAATGGATAAAAAACTGCAGAAAAACTCAGAGCTTTATCCTAAGAGACTGCTTTTGTACAATGAAATATTTATAGGGCATACACCGACTCTTGATATCGGAATTACAGTACCGGCCAACAAAGCCAATATCTGGAATATGGACACCGGAGCGGCTTATACCGGATCTTTATCTATCATGGATATCGATTCCAAAGAATTCTGGCAAAGCGATCCGCTTCCTTTCTTATATCCAAAAGAAAAAGGGCGAAATTAA
- a CDS encoding cupin-like domain-containing protein, translating to MGIILKPIDVVEDISKEDFYEKYLKPRRPVVIRNMAKKWPAYQKWTMEYMKEVVGDVEVPLYDSSKADPSAPINASAAKMKFGDYIDLIQREPTDLRIFLFDPIKYAPKLLEDYISPKDLMGGFLDKYPNMFFGGKGSVTFLHFDIDMAHIFHTHFNGRKHILLFDYKWKERLYQIPYATYALEDYDIENPDFTKFPALDGVEGIECFLEHGDTLFMPTGWWHWMKYLDGSFSISLRAWDKSWAVKAHSLWNLTVQRKFDDIMKSNFKKKYMDWKEKMAIKRAEIALKRGLPR from the coding sequence ATGGGAATTATTTTAAAGCCTATAGATGTTGTAGAAGACATTTCTAAAGAAGATTTCTACGAAAAATATCTGAAGCCAAGAAGGCCCGTTGTCATCAGAAATATGGCAAAAAAGTGGCCTGCTTATCAAAAATGGACGATGGAATATATGAAGGAAGTTGTAGGAGATGTGGAGGTTCCGCTATACGACAGCTCAAAGGCAGATCCTTCGGCTCCCATCAATGCATCAGCAGCAAAAATGAAGTTTGGAGATTATATAGATCTTATCCAGCGAGAGCCAACCGATCTTAGAATTTTTCTCTTCGACCCTATAAAATATGCCCCGAAATTACTGGAAGATTATATTTCTCCCAAAGACCTGATGGGAGGATTCCTGGATAAATATCCGAATATGTTCTTTGGTGGAAAAGGATCAGTGACGTTCCTTCACTTTGACATTGATATGGCTCATATTTTCCATACTCACTTCAACGGAAGAAAACATATTCTTCTTTTTGATTACAAATGGAAAGAAAGGCTGTATCAGATTCCGTATGCAACCTATGCCCTGGAAGATTATGATATTGAAAATCCTGACTTCACCAAGTTCCCTGCACTGGATGGTGTGGAAGGAATTGAGTGTTTCCTTGAACATGGAGATACATTGTTCATGCCTACCGGATGGTGGCATTGGATGAAATATCTGGACGGAAGTTTCTCAATTTCTTTAAGAGCCTGGGACAAATCATGGGCTGTAAAAGCACATTCCCTATGGAATCTTACCGTACAGCGTAAATTTGACGATATCATGAAGTCTAATTTCAAAAAGAAATACATGGACTGGAAGGAGAAAATGGCGATCAAAAGAGCAGAAATAGCTTTGAAAAGAGGCTTACCAAGATAA